The DNA window ATATTACTACATTCCCATATAAATTCgagtttttttttatgttcttcCACGAGTGGTTCACAGACCCTTTTCTGTGTGTAAACCATTAGTTGCTTGACGCTTTGGCTTCCCAAATTAGAGCTGCTATTTGATAGGGAGGCAAGTttgtaccttttttttttttttttttttttcaggttGTGGCCACCACCGGTCTCGGGTCTTTTCAAGGGGTTTTTGTGGCTTTGTTGTTGCCTGGGTTCTGTCAGTTAGGTGGCTTTTGTTTTTTACCTCACTGGGTTGGGTTTTAGAACATACCTGTTGCTTTATGTTACCCTATTATCTAAGAATATGTTAAGCTTCTTTTCGCTTTTACCCCCAACGGCATTTAAATTTAATGTATGTTATTAATGGGTTGTATTTGAGTGTGATGGGATGTTTTCATTCATTCTTAGGTCAAATCTATCAATTTCGCCCGAGGAAAGCTGGCTGCCTATTGCTAGCATTCTCTTCTGCATTGTTCACATTCAGGTTTAAGCTTAGCTTATCACACTGTTTTTATTGTTGTTACATTCTCCTTCCTATGCTCATTTACAACTCTTGGTTTTTCGATTATTGAACTTTGATTAGCAAACGTATTGCTTAactaacaaaaaacaaaaaaatttccaTTGCTTGATCATGAGGCTTGAAAATATCTAGTATCAAGCTGTTTGTCGAAGACAAATCCTGTTGAAGTGACACTTTTTTGTGTGTTTGAACTTTTGGTAATGATAGATTAACTTACATTGCAGCTGGAAGCAAGCATAAAAAATGGAGATATCCAAGGATTTCAACTATTTAAGAACGTTATGGATCAGCAATCATCTAGTACACGGAACGAAGGCCGTTTGAGTCGGAATCAAGAGATGTCTAAGGTACTTTCCTCACTGTTAAAATAAAGTCTGTGTGTGATGCCATAATGTCAATAAGAGTATTTCTGTCGAAAAGTTACATTTCATGGTTCTCAATTCTCAAATGTTGTAAATTGTGATTTAGGGAAgcaagaatgaaaagaaaaaccTACCATCTGCCGAAGAACAATCAAGAGACATCGGAGGTTGGGAAGATTCTCAGGGGCCTTTAGAATACAAGCAACGCTTGAATGACAGCATAGACGATGACGACGAAAAGAGGAGCAAGCATTGAACTAGGAGATACATGCATTTTCAGATCATCAAACATCaactgaagatgaagattctgacaaGTTTCATGCCTGATGTTAGTACTGTATGTAAAGCTGTCTGGTTAGTTTTAATAAAGTATAAGTCATCATCTGAATGTTGTTATGTTATGATCATAGATTCTTTTTCACAGTTGGTGTTCAGCTCATGCTTATTTACCAAGTTATACTAAAAGTGTCATTTCCATTGCCTTATAGTTAATCAGTTTTGTATAACGAGATTAATGGCAGAGCTTCACCAGTTCTTTTGCTGAGACCAAAGTCAATAAGTGACTTTGTAGGATTGAAATTAAAAACTACTAAAAGACGAGAAGGTATATGGCATTGTTATATGGCATTGTTAATGTTGGTCAATTTAAATTATGCTTGTCTTATAATCAGTTCATTCAATCACATTCATCGTGACCTACCTACAAACAACACCGTTAGACCATTTAGTTTTAGTTGCTACCAAACCTTCGTCATCACTTCCCTTAAATGCCGATAGCTCAAATAGCTTTGACAGTTTCAACGGGCTCCATTAGCACCACCTCCCTTAAATACTGATAGCTCAGGTAGTTTTGACAGGCTTCAATGGGCTCCATTAGCACCATCAAGAAGCTCAAGGAGACACGCCTCACCTCTGTAAGGGGCTTGGTTACACTTTGCTAACAATTCTGTGACTTTTCTCTGTGTGTTTTTAATCGCTTGAGTTAATCTAGCTATTGAGATTTGTGCTGAAGTGAGTGTTTCATAGGATCGTACTTGAAATTGAAGGGTATCGTACTTGAAATTGAAGGGTAGAGAAAGTTTAAGTCAACACATCGCTAGAGAAagtttcaaaaaataatttagtCTCAACCTTTGATGTTACTAAAATGCAACAGTTTTTTGTTGAAGTGAAATATAATTGTATAACATTAAAAATCAAGAGATTTGACCAATTAATAAcagtatttataaaaatataacactTAAAAAAATCAAGTTACAGTTAAATCACTTAATTACATACACTACATTCTTATCTTAGTCTTTAAAAATACAAGTTTCACATGTATAGCTCTATTTGAATTGTTACCatttaaacattttttaatataaatattataaaatgcaTTTACTTAACATATTTTTCAGTAACTCCCTGAAACCCTGACACTTGTAGATTTTAGTTTTGGGTAAAGGAATTTCGTGAGTTTGACTACTTTAAAACTGCACGATGCAACGACAGATTGGGTTAAGGGTAGTAGATCAACCCAATCGGCAATCACCAGAGTTGTTGTGGTTCTGACTACTGCAATATTACGATAAGAAGAAAATTTTAAGAGAACACCATAATAAGCACAACCATTACCATAGGTCTAATATTAAAGCTGcataaaagcaaaagcaaaaacaagcTTACATGCATAAGAAAGTAGTTCATGTCTAGCTATGTCTCAAGCCCAAACTCTTCAAAGAGCATCAACCTGCAGTGCAGTCTGTGCACACTCTGAAGTTCAGCACAAAACATACACAAGCTAGAATAACCACACACTTGGCCGGTCACAAGTACTGCccttatttattattttagagtATAGAGGCacgcatatacatatattatctTCTAAAGGAAAGGATTATAAACTATATCAAGGATGAGAGTGGGGCTTCTCCAAGTCCTCAATGCTGATGGGGCGAAACCAAGCCTTTTCCTCAAGCACTGACCCCgcagcagcagcagcagcagTTGCATCAGCAGTGGAGGCTGAATGGAAGCCAGCAGTGGCTTGCTCGCCTGGGGGCCCAAATACTCCAGTCTGTGGGTGTGGTGCCCAGTATTTGGTGGATTCAGCTGCCTGGATCACATCATCAGGGACTGGCCCGGAATGGTTGTGATCATCAGCGTTCTTGTCGTACAAAGAACTGTATGCTGCCCTCCTGTATTCCGGTCAAATAAAAAGAACATAACTAGTTAGATATTAACTGCCATAAACTATATCATtgaaacatttttaaaattttgtaaaaaaactaTTCTTCTtagacaattttttaaaatatactcTCGTTTCCTGGGTGACAAAGAGATCAAATTATAAACAATAGCGGCTGGATATGAATGAGTCATCCACATGGATGGTTAGCTGTCAAAGCAAAGAATAATGATCACGTGATGGGTATATTCGACCTTAGTGCGGTTTGAACAACCAACCAATCCACCTGCTTTTTGCAATTTTATGTATTATTATACCCGCATTTTCCACGCCCCCCTCTTCCAGGCCAATCGGTTTGAAACCAAAAATATAAAGTTCTAGTAGGATATTTCATATAATTAAGTATTTAAACATCAAACTTTAAGTCAGTCAagtttttaaacaaataaatctAAATGGTTCTTAATTGgctgaattttttattataacaAAGTACACTTTTATATATTATACCAATTTTTAAATACAAACTTATTTAAAAAAACCTTacttaataaaataatgataAGACAAATTTAGCTCTAATGCCATAAATTGACATTATGCACACATGTACTCCACCTATAAGAAAAGATAAGATAGACATAGGCGTCTTTAGGAACACCTTATCCATATCTGTATGTGCACAACTTTTTAGAAAATAACGGACGAGATTTAGACTACTAGACCATAGCACATTGACCACCCTACCGGATAAATCCACCGTCACCGCCTTATTCCCACCGCCATAACATAATTGTCATGAATATGAATTTTCAACTAAGAGTTTAGAACTTGGGCAGGTTGTTATACGCCGAAGAAATACATTTAGAATGACATATAAAATTTAAtagataataataaataataaaagtttttaaaataggGTTCCATGCGCTTCGTGAgggacaaaaaataaaaataaggaaaggaaagaaataataaatccAAAAAGAAGATGAAATAATATAAGTTTATGGAAAGCATGAAACACGCATTGTATGCGCGCAAACAAACAAAAAGGTATCGTACCATTATTCGATCCATAttcatatttgattttaattttaatactatataataataattcaCTTATTCCATGGCACTATTGACGAACATAATGCCTCTATTAAAATTAGGCATTCAAAAATTAATTGATCACGCAATGTGTTTTCTAAGCTTCTAGAAAGGTTGAAAAAGAAACCAAATTGCACATATACCAGAATAAGTATCAATTTTAAAACACATGAGCCTTTCAATTATATATGCttatataaacataaatataagCCATTCAAAATTATACGCTTATATAAACATAAATGTTTATAAGTAAATAGTACtaacataaatataaaagaaaatagattGGACCCAGATCTTATCTTTAATTTACACGTTGACAAAATAGGAAAAGAGCGGCTATTTCGTATGGTTAACCAAAAGATTTTTGTTGACTAAGGAAATCTAAAAATTGACGTTTATCTTTGTTAACTAAACCGACTACAAGTAAAATAATGCCTGTAAGAAATTCCTATTGGTAAACCAAAATATTTAAGATAttgaagatatcttctcatatATCAAAAAAgattgaatttaatttaatttaatataatacactaacctttatttattaaattaaacagTTAGATTTGGAATAGTAATAAGAAAAGCATAATAGCCCTGAATACAATACAACAAGTTGAGAGGGTACAAATCTGGGGACATAAAATTGAAAGTGACATGGTGGGTTGAGGAGGTGGATGGATGAGTAGGAAAAAAGTTACCCCAATCGCTCTCTTTCCTCTCCGACAAAGGAAGGTTGTAGGGACGAAATTTGCCGTTGTCATATCAAACTTTGGCGTATATTATCATACAAGATAAAAAGCAATCAATAAACatactaattatttttatcattgtttcattttatattttgcTTAATCCAAAATTATAACAATAAGTTACAGACGGCACTGGAGAAAGAAGTGAATTCCTATGCAGGAAACTCCAAGATTTAAGGAAATTAACATTAATTAATCATTCATAAAAAGTGAAATGGATCCAAAATCAGAAAGGCAATGCTACACTAGTTCATGACGTCAgcaaagaaaagttaaagaggaatCAGATAAAGCTGAGGATAAAAAGATTGGAGCAAAAGAACCGCACAGAGAAAAAGAGAGGAATAACAAATTAACGGAATCTTGTTTTCAACGTTTAATTGAAGCCTAATATTTTCAGCAAAAGAAAACgaatgaaatataaaaatatactcaaaattaaaagaatatttCTAGAAAATCTATAATCCATGATTCGATTTCACTGCTCGGAAAAGTTTCCCCATAGTAAGGAATCGAAAATGATCTCAGAAAATCATAACCTACTCGCAAATCGCAATAAATAATCAACCGTACGAACTAAAAAACTAACTACTCCAAATATGAAAACCTAACCGATCACAAAATTTGTtcataaattgaaataaaatcttGATTAATTAGCAAAAACGTGCTTACAGTTCAATTAATAGTGCTATTTATTATACTATAGATcaactaaacacatagaaatatgAGAAATCAAGCAAATAAAATCAGCAAAAACAGAGTAAATTACTATAACTGAAGAACAAAAATGAACCGATGATGATGAACTAGAGAAAGAAAATTATACCTAGATGCGATTGGGAGAGGAGAAGATTTAGAGTTGGAGTTCCAGATCTGGATGAAAACTCGCTTCCCGAAGCCAGAAATCGATCGGCTACTCGAATTGGCTGCCATACAATGAAACaaacaaagagagagaaagagagagggagTAAAAAAGAGTAGTAGCTGAAATGAAACGggatttgttgttgttggtgaGTGGTTTGTGAAATGGAtatgtatttatacacaaaaataGATAGGAATAGTGGAAAGGTGTAGAGGTACTTCT is part of the Vicia villosa cultivar HV-30 ecotype Madison, WI linkage group LG2, Vvil1.0, whole genome shotgun sequence genome and encodes:
- the LOC131652529 gene encoding late embryogenesis abundant protein At5g17165-like isoform X1, giving the protein MAANSSSRSISGFGKRVFIQIWNSNSKSSPLPIASRRAAYSSLYDKNADDHNHSGPVPDDVIQAAESTKYWAPHPQTGVFGPPGEQATAGFHSASTADATAAAAAAGSVLEEKAWFRPISIEDLEKPHSHP
- the LOC131652529 gene encoding late embryogenesis abundant protein At5g17165-like isoform X2, which encodes MATNSSSRSFSGFGKRVFNQIWNSNSKSSLPTASRRAAYSSLYDKNADDHNHSGPVPDDVIQAAESTKYWAPHPQTGVFGPPGEQATAGFHSASTADATAAAAAAGSVLEEKAWFRPISIEDLEKPHSHP